One Pseudoalteromonas sp. NC201 DNA segment encodes these proteins:
- a CDS encoding EF-hand domain-containing protein, with protein MKNVLAALSIAGLSMVSASALAGGDFEKLDTDGNGSISVAEASVSASLTEQFADLDTNADGELSKSEYANYEG; from the coding sequence ATGAAAAACGTATTAGCAGCACTATCAATCGCAGGTTTATCAATGGTTTCAGCATCAGCACTAGCTGGTGGCGATTTTGAAAAATTGGATACTGATGGCAACGGTTCAATCAGTGTAGCAGAAGCAAGTGTGAGCGCTTCATTAACTGAGCAGTTTGCAGATCTAGACACTAACGCAGATGGTGAGCTAAGTAAGTCTGAATACGCAAATTACGAAGGCTAA
- a CDS encoding LNS2 domain-containing protein — translation MRHSILTAALFASFSSLATPTCPSITALETHYVAPNMVKRSFSSSFNKYLSWLPSYHMVHDQVTAAGAATQITAKFDYGSITHKDLEFESVEFYYRAESDTNWQYLGEQTTNGDGKAFITLPELSAGQYRIYAGVPADGTGAQGYVTVVEPGTQAVLFDIDGTLTESDAEQIGDYTGIDHADPKDGAYDLVRHYLDLGYQPVFLTARVYWYAKGTRGWLNWMGLPQGFLRTSLSNETSLFKTAEYKTAEINRLKAQGIDVVRAYGNAKTDAEAFIKAGIPASEAFTIGSDAGYYGTTAITGNSYQVHLGELTTYPYADCL, via the coding sequence ATGAGACATTCTATTTTAACCGCAGCGTTATTTGCCTCTTTTTCATCACTGGCAACCCCTACTTGCCCAAGTATTACCGCATTAGAAACCCATTATGTAGCACCTAATATGGTCAAGCGTAGCTTTTCTAGCTCATTTAACAAATACTTATCTTGGCTGCCGAGTTACCATATGGTACACGATCAAGTAACTGCTGCCGGTGCTGCAACTCAGATCACTGCTAAATTTGACTACGGTAGCATCACTCATAAAGACTTGGAATTCGAGTCGGTGGAGTTTTACTACCGTGCTGAGTCGGACACAAATTGGCAGTATCTTGGTGAGCAAACAACCAATGGCGATGGCAAGGCGTTTATCACCTTGCCCGAGTTATCGGCAGGTCAGTATCGTATATATGCAGGCGTACCAGCTGATGGCACCGGTGCACAAGGTTATGTCACGGTTGTTGAGCCAGGCACTCAAGCGGTCCTGTTTGACATCGATGGCACATTGACCGAATCCGATGCCGAGCAAATTGGCGACTATACCGGAATAGATCATGCCGACCCCAAAGATGGCGCTTATGATTTAGTTCGTCACTATCTTGATTTGGGCTATCAACCCGTATTTTTGACAGCCAGAGTGTATTGGTATGCTAAAGGGACGCGCGGTTGGTTAAATTGGATGGGCTTACCGCAAGGCTTTCTACGCACATCACTCAGTAATGAAACCAGTTTGTTTAAAACAGCAGAATATAAAACTGCGGAGATTAATCGCTTAAAGGCGCAGGGCATTGATGTCGTTCGTGCTTATGGTAATGCCAAAACAGATGCTGAAGCCTTTATCAAAGCCGGGATCCCAGCTTCAGAGGCGTTTACTATTGGTTCTGATGCCGGGTATTACGGTACCACAGCTATTACCGGCAATAGTTACCAAGTGCATTTAGGTGAGCTCACAACTTATCCTTATGCTGACTGCTTGTAG
- a CDS encoding YebC/PmpR family DNA-binding transcriptional regulator codes for MGRAFEVRKNAMAKTAAAKTKVNSKYGKEIYVVAKNGGADPETNLSLRRLIDKAKKDQVPAHVIDKAIEKAAGGAGEDYTPARYEGYGPGNSMIIVDCLTDNMNRTIKDVRLPFTKTGSNLGNPGCVAHMFDHFAILGFAGDDDESVLEALMMADVDVTDVEVEDGQVSVFAPHTEYFKAKTALTEAFEGITFEVDEITWVPQTHVEIEDPEAIETFEKLINMLEDVDDVQNVYHNAIVKR; via the coding sequence ATGGGCAGAGCATTTGAAGTCCGCAAAAACGCCATGGCAAAAACGGCGGCGGCAAAAACAAAAGTAAACTCAAAATACGGAAAAGAGATTTACGTTGTTGCTAAAAATGGCGGCGCAGATCCTGAAACGAACTTGTCACTACGTCGTTTAATCGACAAGGCAAAGAAAGATCAAGTTCCTGCACACGTTATTGATAAAGCAATCGAAAAAGCGGCAGGCGGTGCAGGTGAAGATTACACGCCAGCGCGTTACGAGGGTTACGGTCCAGGCAACAGCATGATCATCGTTGACTGTTTAACAGACAACATGAACCGTACTATCAAAGATGTTCGCTTACCGTTTACCAAAACTGGTTCAAACTTAGGTAACCCAGGTTGTGTGGCGCATATGTTTGACCACTTTGCAATCTTAGGATTTGCAGGTGATGACGACGAGTCAGTTTTGGAAGCGCTAATGATGGCTGATGTTGATGTTACTGACGTAGAAGTTGAAGACGGCCAAGTTTCTGTTTTCGCCCCTCACACTGAATACTTCAAAGCGAAAACTGCACTGACAGAAGCGTTTGAGGGGATCACGTTTGAGGTAGACGAAATCACTTGGGTGCCGCAAACTCACGTAGAAATCGAAGATCCAGAAGCAATCGAGACATTCGAAAAGCTAATCAATATGCTTGAAGATGTGGATGACGTACAAAACGTTTACCACAATGCGATTGTCAAAAGATAA
- a CDS encoding EF-hand domain-containing protein: protein MKNVLIALSITGLTLASANTIAGEDFASYDTDGNGAISMSEAKVNTALIEQFKDLDVNADGELNETEFSNFKG, encoded by the coding sequence ATGAAAAATGTACTTATCGCACTATCAATCACAGGTCTAACATTGGCTTCAGCAAATACTATTGCTGGTGAAGATTTCGCAAGCTATGACACAGATGGCAACGGTGCTATTAGCATGAGCGAAGCAAAAGTAAATACAGCGCTTATCGAACAGTTTAAAGACTTAGATGTAAACGCTGACGGAGAACTAAACGAAACTGAGTTCTCTAACTTTAAAGGTTAA
- a CDS encoding calmodulin: MKTLAIALSAAVLSFASVGAHANSEFDKYDVDGDGYISLGESKANPNLMAQFKDLDADQDGQLSQSEFDNFEG, from the coding sequence ATGAAAACTTTAGCAATCGCACTATCAGCAGCTGTACTTTCTTTCGCATCAGTAGGTGCTCACGCAAACTCTGAGTTTGATAAATACGATGTTGATGGAGATGGTTACATCTCACTAGGCGAATCAAAAGCAAATCCAAATTTGATGGCGCAGTTTAAAGACCTTGACGCCGACCAAGACGGCCAATTAAGCCAGTCTGAGTTTGATAACTTTGAAGGCTAG
- a CDS encoding phytanoyl-CoA dioxygenase family protein encodes MGKSVHNFDECGYVLKPKFISSTELNKIKQVVLAFHRAWQNDNSDFYQNKAVNSAYLTAPKYLDEQQRLVLFKFIASASLFKLASTIFTREFGFMNTQLFFNPVNASQLNYWHRDPQYHLTIEEQKQALLLGPEVVHFRLALEDEPGIELIPGTHKRWDLPQELNVRLEQAGYRNHNNLPNSEVIALKAGDLLVFSANMIHRGVYGKNRLALDVLLCEKHPELMTFMRNDCLPNSMQLAEVDYPNLFSEFGK; translated from the coding sequence ATGGGAAAGTCGGTTCATAATTTTGATGAGTGTGGTTACGTTCTAAAACCCAAGTTTATATCCTCCACTGAGCTTAATAAGATAAAGCAGGTTGTTTTAGCATTCCATCGAGCCTGGCAGAATGATAATAGTGACTTTTATCAAAATAAGGCAGTCAATTCTGCTTATCTTACCGCACCAAAGTATCTAGACGAACAGCAAAGGCTTGTCCTTTTTAAATTTATTGCCTCTGCTTCACTCTTTAAGCTCGCGTCAACGATATTCACGCGTGAGTTTGGGTTTATGAATACTCAACTATTCTTTAATCCCGTGAATGCAAGCCAACTAAATTATTGGCATCGAGATCCTCAATATCATTTAACCATTGAGGAGCAAAAACAAGCATTGTTGTTGGGGCCTGAAGTTGTTCATTTTCGGTTAGCATTGGAAGATGAACCAGGAATAGAGCTGATCCCGGGTACTCATAAACGTTGGGACTTACCTCAAGAGCTAAATGTCAGGTTAGAACAGGCAGGGTATCGAAACCATAACAATCTACCTAACAGTGAGGTTATAGCGCTAAAGGCCGGAGATCTTCTTGTATTTTCAGCCAATATGATACATCGAGGTGTGTATGGAAAAAATCGTTTAGCATTGGATGTGTTGCTATGTGAGAAGCACCCAGAACTAATGACTTTTATGAGAAATGATTGCCTGCCAAATAGTATGCAGCTTGCTGAAGTAGATTACCCCAATTTATTTTCTGAGTTTGGTAAATAA
- a CDS encoding GNAT family N-acetyltransferase, producing the protein MNISLRAIDKQNYEAICDLDVSPEQQDLVACNMFSIVESKFNDGYTTRAIYQDDEAVGMLMWVQESIERISIWRFMVDQQFQQQGIGRKALTLALEEIKQTPNLATIEICYVPSNPVAKPFYASFGFQEIGINEDDGEMLAVIKLPL; encoded by the coding sequence ATGAATATCTCTCTAAGAGCCATTGATAAACAAAACTACGAAGCCATTTGCGATTTAGATGTCAGCCCTGAGCAGCAAGATTTGGTAGCCTGCAACATGTTTTCCATCGTGGAATCAAAATTTAATGATGGCTATACCACACGCGCAATTTATCAAGATGATGAAGCTGTTGGGATGCTAATGTGGGTACAAGAGAGTATAGAGCGCATCTCCATTTGGCGCTTTATGGTTGATCAGCAATTTCAGCAACAAGGGATTGGGCGTAAAGCACTCACCCTCGCACTCGAAGAAATCAAGCAGACACCAAACCTTGCCACCATAGAAATCTGTTATGTACCAAGTAACCCCGTTGCCAAACCATTTTACGCAAGTTTTGGCTTTCAAGAAATTGGAATCAATGAAGACGATGGTGAGATGCTAGCGGTGATCAAGCTACCTCTATAA
- a CDS encoding methyl-accepting chemotaxis protein has translation MITFGLGKAKKQDGQDTALFQHFKATTPYLEVDYQTDIFQVSSAFNRLLGYPVSHELKSLAFICHTSTDAAVLKRGLAKLEHQAHAKVELSLNTANDNKPKKLLLELSRTQEGRILVIANDIGHYLTNIANMSANLQALSASFAIIEFDMHGKVLSANDNFLSVMGYSLEEIQDKHHSLFVKDDYAASEEYQAFWQRLNNGEFFEGEFARQTKSGKTIWIQATYNPIFDEHNRPIKVVKYASDITAQKSKAADFQGQVDAIKQTQAVIEFDPYGNVKTANRLFLNAVGYTLSEIQGQHHRLFVAQEEAESSEYQDFWHALRQGKHQSGEFKRLTKSGNTLWIQATYTPIYDENGQLDKIVKYASDITQAKLASFDFAGQLKAINRSQAVIEFDLQGNILKANENFLSVMGYKKEEIIGKHHSMFVDSFYAQSSEYKAFWQRLKQGQFEAGEFHRFGKGGKAIWISATYNPILDEQGKPIKVVKFATDITEQKATAADFDGQLQAIRKSQAVIEFAMDGTILWANESFLDTMGYSLDEIKGKHHRIFATHEQATSSEYQQFWQKLNRGEFDSGQYLRLAKQGREVWIQASYNPILDQQGRPFKVVKYATDITEQKQAVEHIKNAILAMEQGDLRHRITHHLGGEFSVLQQAMNGLFDKLSDLVNTINNGAEQVFDVAKQIANNNEELNSRIENQAASLEETAATMEELTATVKKNASSASNAAEKATIVREKAHSGKVSIDDAISAVGKIESYSTKISDIISVIDEIAFQTNLLALNASVEAARAGEAGRGFAVVAGEVRNLAQRSASAAREIKALIKNSVDAVAQGSKLVYESGTTFDELMQSIAEVSKMVADIDNAGKEQAEGIAAVSTTIAQMDNITQQNVTLVETTSRSGRNMENQAKLLTDQVAFFQLDE, from the coding sequence ATGATTACGTTTGGCTTGGGAAAAGCAAAAAAGCAAGATGGACAAGATACAGCGCTATTTCAACACTTTAAGGCAACAACCCCTTACTTGGAAGTCGATTATCAAACAGATATTTTTCAGGTAAGTTCGGCCTTTAACCGTTTACTCGGATACCCAGTTAGCCACGAGCTGAAGTCACTCGCTTTTATATGTCACACCTCAACCGATGCCGCCGTACTTAAGCGTGGACTCGCTAAACTTGAGCACCAAGCACATGCAAAGGTTGAGCTCTCTCTCAATACAGCGAATGACAACAAACCGAAGAAGTTATTACTTGAGCTGTCACGCACTCAAGAAGGCAGAATTTTAGTTATTGCGAATGACATCGGTCATTACCTCACCAACATTGCCAACATGAGTGCAAATTTACAAGCTTTATCAGCGTCCTTTGCGATTATTGAGTTCGACATGCACGGTAAAGTGCTGAGCGCGAATGACAACTTTTTGTCCGTTATGGGATACAGCTTAGAAGAAATACAAGACAAGCATCACAGTCTGTTTGTTAAGGATGACTACGCAGCCAGTGAGGAATATCAAGCATTTTGGCAACGCTTAAATAATGGCGAATTTTTTGAAGGTGAATTCGCAAGGCAAACAAAATCGGGTAAAACGATATGGATCCAAGCCACCTATAACCCTATTTTTGATGAACACAATAGACCTATTAAAGTCGTAAAATATGCCTCAGATATCACCGCACAAAAATCAAAAGCCGCTGACTTTCAAGGGCAAGTTGATGCCATCAAACAAACTCAAGCCGTTATTGAGTTTGACCCTTACGGCAACGTAAAGACTGCAAACAGGCTATTTTTAAATGCGGTTGGCTACACATTAAGTGAAATACAAGGTCAACACCATCGACTCTTTGTGGCACAAGAAGAAGCTGAGAGCAGCGAATATCAAGACTTTTGGCACGCTTTACGACAAGGTAAACATCAATCAGGTGAGTTTAAACGTCTAACCAAATCAGGAAACACTCTGTGGATCCAAGCAACCTATACTCCCATCTATGACGAAAATGGCCAGTTGGACAAAATCGTCAAATATGCCTCGGATATTACTCAAGCAAAACTGGCGTCTTTCGACTTTGCCGGACAACTCAAAGCCATCAATCGCTCGCAAGCTGTTATCGAGTTTGATTTGCAAGGTAATATTTTAAAAGCAAATGAAAACTTCCTGTCTGTTATGGGCTACAAGAAAGAAGAAATCATTGGCAAGCATCACAGCATGTTCGTCGACAGCTTTTACGCGCAAAGCAGTGAATACAAAGCATTCTGGCAGCGTTTAAAACAGGGCCAATTTGAAGCCGGAGAGTTTCACCGTTTCGGCAAAGGTGGCAAAGCAATCTGGATTAGTGCCACCTACAACCCAATTTTAGACGAGCAAGGCAAGCCGATAAAAGTCGTTAAGTTCGCAACGGACATTACCGAGCAAAAGGCCACTGCTGCTGATTTTGATGGTCAGCTTCAAGCCATTCGTAAGTCACAAGCCGTCATTGAGTTTGCAATGGATGGTACTATTTTATGGGCCAATGAGTCATTCCTAGATACGATGGGGTACTCACTTGACGAAATCAAAGGTAAACATCACCGTATTTTTGCTACACACGAACAGGCCACTAGCTCTGAATACCAGCAATTTTGGCAAAAGCTCAACCGAGGTGAGTTCGACTCAGGACAATACTTAAGATTGGCAAAACAAGGTCGAGAGGTATGGATCCAAGCGTCTTATAACCCTATCCTCGATCAACAAGGCCGTCCCTTTAAAGTCGTTAAATATGCAACGGATATCACAGAACAAAAACAAGCGGTTGAACATATTAAAAATGCTATCTTGGCAATGGAGCAAGGCGATTTAAGACATAGGATCACCCACCACTTAGGTGGCGAGTTTTCGGTGCTGCAACAAGCGATGAACGGCTTATTCGATAAATTAAGCGACTTAGTCAACACCATAAACAATGGTGCAGAGCAAGTGTTTGATGTGGCTAAACAAATCGCGAATAACAACGAAGAACTCAATAGCCGCATTGAAAATCAAGCGGCGAGCTTAGAAGAAACCGCCGCAACTATGGAAGAGCTTACCGCTACGGTTAAAAAGAATGCGAGTAGCGCAAGTAATGCCGCAGAGAAAGCGACTATTGTTAGAGAAAAAGCACACTCAGGTAAAGTATCGATTGATGATGCCATTTCAGCAGTAGGTAAAATCGAATCTTACAGCACGAAAATCTCTGACATTATCAGTGTCATTGACGAAATCGCTTTCCAAACCAACCTCTTAGCACTCAATGCTTCCGTTGAAGCAGCCCGGGCTGGTGAGGCTGGACGCGGATTTGCCGTGGTTGCCGGAGAGGTAAGAAACCTTGCTCAACGTAGTGCATCAGCGGCACGTGAAATCAAAGCATTGATCAAAAATAGCGTTGATGCTGTGGCGCAAGGCAGCAAACTTGTATACGAGTCTGGCACGACTTTCGATGAGCTAATGCAATCAATTGCCGAGGTGAGCAAAATGGTGGCTGACATAGATAACGCTGGGAAAGAGCAAGCTGAAGGGATAGCTGCGGTTTCCACCACCATCGCGCAAATGGATAATATTACTCAGCAGAACGTTACTCTGGTTGAAACAACATCTCGTTCAGGTAGAAATATGGAAAATCAAGCCAAACTACTTACCGATCAAGTTGCATTTTTTCAACTAGATGAATAG
- a CDS encoding EF-hand domain-containing protein, whose product MKNVLAALSIAGLSMVSASALAGGDFEKLDTDGNGSISVTEASVSTSLTEQFADLDTNADGELSKSEYANYEG is encoded by the coding sequence ATGAAAAACGTTCTAGCAGCACTATCTATCGCAGGTCTATCAATGGTTTCAGCATCAGCACTCGCTGGTGGCGATTTTGAAAAACTAGATACTGATGGCAACGGTTCAATCAGTGTAACTGAAGCAAGCGTAAGCACTTCGTTAACTGAGCAGTTTGCAGACTTAGACACTAATGCCGATGGCGAGCTAAGCAAATCTGAGTACGCGAACTACGAAGGTTAA
- a CDS encoding GNAT family N-acetyltransferase, which yields MQIVALDASFPSLDTLIAEIDALMNSLYPAESNQLSALQELCSPTAHFIGIIQHDEIIACGAIVEKHHDCLYGELKRLYVKPNHRGLGLSKAILSELIAFADNRQYPLIRLETGVKQPEALRLYAQFGFIERKEFGDYNSDPLSVYMELKLGK from the coding sequence ATGCAAATCGTTGCACTTGATGCGAGTTTTCCATCGCTTGATACATTAATAGCAGAAATCGATGCGCTGATGAATTCGCTATACCCTGCTGAAAGCAACCAGCTATCGGCATTGCAAGAGTTGTGCTCACCTACTGCGCATTTTATTGGCATTATCCAGCATGACGAGATCATTGCTTGCGGCGCAATCGTCGAAAAGCATCATGATTGTCTCTATGGTGAGTTGAAAAGACTGTATGTAAAGCCAAATCATCGCGGTCTTGGTTTATCAAAAGCAATCTTGTCCGAGTTAATCGCTTTTGCAGATAATCGTCAATATCCACTGATACGGTTAGAAACCGGAGTTAAGCAACCAGAAGCCCTTAGGTTATATGCGCAGTTTGGTTTTATCGAAAGAAAAGAATTTGGTGATTACAACTCGGATCCGCTGTCTGTCTATATGGAGTTAAAACTTGGAAAATAA
- a CDS encoding NAD(P)H-dependent flavin oxidoreductase, producing MQLTRLLNISIPMIQAPMAGVQNWRLAVAATNAGILGSIPCGMLSKEQVVVEIEHFKAYASGPYNLNFFCHEMPEPDPYQQDKWKKKLASYYDELELTPTDEMGILRRPFNREMAEAIAPYKPPVISFHFGLPDTELVELVKSWGTTILSSATTLEEGIWLAENGADIVIAQGIEAGGHRATFTETKLESQLHTRQLVTILSDALSVPVVAAGGIASHHDVTMMHELGACGTQIGTCFLLCDEASTSLVHRDALKSLAEPSAVTNVFSGRPARGIENRLMIDLNFINEDVPTFPYASAALTPLRAAAEKQGCGDFSPLWAGVNRQGCMEVSTQEMVEHLWNVK from the coding sequence ATGCAGCTTACCAGATTACTTAATATCTCCATTCCTATGATCCAAGCGCCAATGGCAGGTGTGCAAAATTGGCGCTTAGCGGTCGCAGCGACCAATGCCGGAATACTCGGCTCAATCCCTTGTGGGATGCTGAGTAAAGAGCAGGTCGTTGTAGAAATTGAGCATTTTAAAGCATATGCTTCAGGCCCATATAACCTTAACTTTTTTTGCCATGAGATGCCGGAGCCTGACCCTTATCAGCAAGACAAGTGGAAGAAAAAGCTGGCTTCATATTACGATGAGCTTGAGTTAACACCTACTGATGAAATGGGGATCTTAAGACGCCCATTTAATAGGGAAATGGCTGAGGCCATTGCGCCTTATAAACCTCCCGTGATCAGTTTTCATTTTGGGCTTCCTGATACTGAACTGGTCGAGCTCGTAAAATCGTGGGGGACGACTATTTTGTCTTCCGCAACGACCTTGGAAGAGGGAATATGGTTAGCTGAAAATGGTGCAGACATTGTGATAGCGCAAGGGATTGAAGCGGGTGGGCATAGGGCAACCTTCACCGAGACAAAACTTGAGTCTCAACTGCATACTCGACAATTAGTAACTATCCTTAGTGATGCGCTATCTGTGCCTGTAGTGGCTGCCGGGGGGATTGCTTCTCATCATGATGTTACTATGATGCACGAATTGGGTGCCTGTGGAACACAAATCGGCACCTGCTTCTTACTGTGTGATGAAGCAAGCACCTCTTTGGTACATCGTGATGCACTTAAATCACTGGCTGAGCCGTCTGCCGTGACCAATGTGTTTTCTGGTCGCCCTGCCCGTGGGATTGAAAATCGGCTAATGATAGATCTTAACTTCATTAACGAAGACGTACCGACTTTTCCATATGCATCAGCTGCTTTGACGCCATTGCGCGCTGCTGCTGAAAAGCAAGGATGCGGCGATTTTAGCCCCCTTTGGGCAGGCGTTAACCGCCAAGGTTGTATGGAAGTCAGTACACAAGAGATGGTAGAACATCTATGGAATGTTAAATAA
- a CDS encoding GNAT family N-acetyltransferase, translating to MMISPVTPSDHQELLAVWEDSVRATHDFITEADIAYFKPIIIEQAFPNVTLHCVKNSDSNIVGFIGVHDRKIEMLFVLDKSRGQGVGTELLRFALETQNVQFVDVNEQNPEAVGFYEAKGFEVYERSPTDDMGKPYPILRMRLLTSA from the coding sequence ATGATGATAAGTCCAGTTACACCAAGCGATCACCAAGAACTACTGGCTGTTTGGGAAGACTCTGTGCGAGCCACTCATGATTTTATCACTGAGGCGGATATCGCTTATTTTAAACCTATTATTATTGAACAGGCATTTCCAAACGTTACGCTGCACTGTGTAAAAAATAGCGACTCGAATATTGTCGGTTTTATCGGTGTACATGACCGAAAAATCGAAATGTTATTTGTACTCGATAAGAGCAGAGGACAAGGTGTCGGTACTGAGTTACTTCGCTTTGCGCTTGAAACACAAAATGTGCAGTTCGTCGATGTCAATGAGCAAAACCCCGAAGCCGTCGGCTTTTATGAAGCTAAAGGTTTTGAAGTGTATGAGCGCTCACCAACTGACGATATGGGAAAGCCTTACCCAATCCTACGAATGCGACTTCTAACGTCAGCTTAA
- a CDS encoding calmodulin, with product MKNVLAALSIAGLTFASASALAGEDFTKYDTDGNGTISMTEAKVNQSLAEQFTQLDSNADGELSESEFANYQG from the coding sequence ATGAAAAACGTATTAGCAGCACTTTCAATTGCAGGTTTAACATTCGCTTCAGCTTCTGCATTAGCTGGTGAAGATTTCACTAAATATGATACTGACGGTAACGGCACTATCAGCATGACTGAGGCAAAAGTAAATCAGTCCCTTGCAGAGCAATTTACGCAACTAGACAGTAATGCCGACGGTGAGTTAAGCGAGTCTGAATTCGCAAATTACCAAGGCTAA
- a CDS encoding crotonobetainyl-CoA--carnitine CoA-transferase: MKLRTVCATTIGVLVSTMALAATLSFQDVDKDKDGQISQQEASVSSTLLGQFEKLDADKNGQLSASEFSNFKG; encoded by the coding sequence ATGAAACTTAGAACGGTATGTGCAACGACCATAGGTGTATTGGTGAGTACGATGGCACTGGCAGCAACCTTGTCATTTCAAGATGTAGACAAGGATAAAGACGGGCAGATCAGCCAGCAAGAAGCATCAGTATCATCAACACTACTTGGTCAGTTCGAGAAGCTAGATGCAGACAAAAATGGTCAGCTAAGTGCTTCTGAATTCTCTAACTTTAAAGGCTAG
- a CDS encoding SH3 domain-containing protein — protein MENKQLDIEYEVIKEHINEFPTPITFKQGARLTVGEEYEGEEGWDNWFFCETEEQVSGWVPAQVFRLVNPKQGVALMDYTAQELSVVQGEHLLGHNQLNGWVWCSSKKSELQGWVPLRNLTPI, from the coding sequence TTGGAAAATAAGCAGTTAGATATCGAATACGAAGTAATCAAGGAACATATCAATGAGTTTCCGACCCCCATCACGTTTAAACAAGGTGCGAGATTGACCGTTGGTGAAGAATATGAGGGCGAGGAGGGGTGGGACAATTGGTTTTTCTGTGAAACTGAGGAGCAAGTGTCTGGTTGGGTACCTGCTCAAGTGTTTCGCTTAGTCAATCCCAAACAAGGTGTTGCATTAATGGACTATACCGCTCAGGAACTATCGGTAGTTCAAGGTGAACACCTGTTGGGGCATAACCAACTCAATGGTTGGGTGTGGTGCTCAAGTAAAAAGTCAGAGCTGCAAGGTTGGGTACCGCTTCGTAATCTAACACCAATCTAG
- a CDS encoding EF-hand domain-containing protein, whose product MKKLATAITAATVLFAGSAMAAEFNDFDLDKDGFISKSEASLSESLASIFDKLDSDGDGKLSEKEFNQ is encoded by the coding sequence ATGAAAAAGTTAGCAACAGCAATTACAGCCGCCACAGTACTTTTTGCCGGCTCAGCAATGGCAGCAGAATTTAACGATTTTGACTTAGACAAAGATGGTTTTATTTCTAAAAGTGAAGCGTCACTGTCAGAATCTCTTGCTTCAATCTTTGATAAGCTCGACAGCGACGGAGATGGCAAACTGTCTGAGAAAGAATTTAATCAGTAA